AAACGGTAATTGGGGATTGTTATGAAAGCAGGACTATATATTAGGGTCTCAACAGATATGCAAGCTAGAGACGGTGAGTCTTTGGCTGAGCAGGAAGTTAGCACCCAGGGTTATTGTAATTTCAGAAATATACCTGTTGTTACTGTTTATCGTGAAGAAGGTAAGTCCGCAAAGAATACTAATAGGCCGCAATTCAAAAAGATGATCAGGGATTGCGAGCTTGGCAAGATTGATACCATTGTTGTTAAAAAGATCGACAGATTATCCCGTTCGTTAATGGACTTTGAAAAGACTATTAGTTTTTTTGAAGAACATAATATCAATTTAATATCTATCCATGAAAACTTTGACACATCTTCTGCTATGGGAAGAGCCGTTATCAGAATTATCGTTACCTTTGCACAATTGGAAAGAGAACAAACATCAGAAAGAACTATTGATGTATTAAAATATAGAGCGGAACAAGGCCTTTGGAATGGCGGATGCCCTTCTTTGGGATATGATAATGATGAAAAACTAGGTTTAGTTATAAACGTTGAAGAATCAAAGATTATTATTGCCATTTTTGATAAGTATATAGAACTTGCTTCTTATAAAAAGGTAGCTGAATATCTGAATAACTTAGGCTATCAAGGGAAACAATATACGAGTCGAAGGGGTAAAAAACAGGGTGGAAACAAATTTACAAATACCGCTATTGCCAGAGTTTTAAAAAATCAAATATATATAGGTAAAATAAAATATAGAGGGGAACTTTCTCCTGGCAAACACCAGTCAATTGTTTCAGAAGATGTGTTTAACCAAGTACAAGAGATTATCAAAAAAAATACTGTTATTAAATCCTGTTTTAAAAGGATAGGGGTACATAATTTTCTATTAGAGGGTCTAGTTAAGTGTGGAGAATGTGGGTCTATAATGAGCCCAAAATGGTCATTATCTCATAGTAAAAGATACTTCTATTATGAATGCACTACATTAGGACATGGCGGGAAAGGTGCTTGTAGTATGAAATCGGTAAGCGCTCCTGCTTTAGAGTTTCTTATCCTTCGCAGAATAAGAATGATCAAAAGAGACGATACGTTATTAAAGAAAATACTTGAGAGTAATACAAACTCCTTTCATAAGGAAATATCACAACTTGAGTCAGAAAAGATAATCCTCGGTATAAAGTTAATCGGATTAAATGACAGAGCCAAATCTATAGTTGATAAACTGCTTACTATAGATGAATTAAGTCGCTCAACACTTCTGTACGACGAAGTAAATAATCTAGATAAAGAAAAGGCTAATATAACTAAACAGATAGAAGATATAGACTTTAAGGTAACTCAATTAAAGAATAGATCACTTAACATTGATATAGCAAAACAATCTATACAATACTTTACCCAGATATATGGGAAACTAGACTCTATTAATAAGAAGATGCTAATGCGCCTATTAATAAAGGACATAACATATGGTGGGGATTACGTATCTATTAACTATTATGATAATATAGATGTGACTCAACTGGTATGTGGTAAAGGGTCTAAATTAGAGGGGAATTGTTGGCCTAGACCCCTAACTGGCTACCCGGCCAGGACTCGAACCTGGAAAAGCAGATCCAAAACCTGCTGTGTTACCATTACACCACCGGGTAGTATCCAAAATTTGGGAATATAGACCTTCTTGGGAAAATGTTCTGGGAATGCATCTGGATATCCACTCCCATTTATATATACTTGCCCAAACAAAACCATATCCGAAAATTCTGGCTGCATCTAGTAATGTGCATCATACTCAATAAGACTAGATACAGCCATTTAGATCATTTGCATATGTATAGTACTGCCATGAATCAACCCAATCATACCACACAATTCAACTATTCATCAAAATGTTCATCGGTATCGACAGTATCGACCGGTTGACTTATACTACCTGCTTCTTTTTCGTATGCTTCCAAAACTTTCTTCTGTATATAATCTCTCATCTCAGCATTAATCGGATGAGCAATATCTCGATGTTCTTCTCTTTGTTTATCATCAGCCGGGTTATTTTGCGGGATGTCAAGCTTTTCACCGCAATCACCGCAATATCTATTACGAATTGGATTTTTTCTTCGGCATTTTGGGCATAGTTCAGTCACCTTAATAGATGGCATTGCCACAAAAAGTCCTTTTTTACCATCAATAACTTTGAGATCCCTTACCACAAATGCATTATCAAACGTCACGGTCACAAACGCCCTTAATTTACTGTCTCGATCAGACTTATTCCTCAAATGCACTCTCACCTCGGTAATTTCCATATGAATCTCTCCTTCCCTCAGTTGTTTATTTTGTTGCCTTTTGCCTCATCAATGCACTACAAGCCAGCTTTGACAACAAAGATATTAAACGCATCCGTATATTTTTTCTCCAACGATTTCTTAATATGAAGCGCCTTGTCTCTGGTTTGTGCTATGCAATATACAGTAGGGCCACTACCGCTTAAAAGGGCCCCCTCAGCTCCTAAGAGCATACAATCACGTTTTATGCGTTTTAATAGCGGCGCTCGCTCATATGCAACCTTTTCCAAGCGATTATATAACGTCGCACCAATATCTTTTATGTTTTTAGACTCTAACGCATAGGATAGCATACTAATATCACGGATGTCCTTTGTCAAGCCCAAATTTAGTCCGTTATAGATGACTTGTGTTTTGCCAACCCCTTGATGAGACAGATCATAAATACGAAAAGAATTGTCTGCTTTTGGTGTGATTAAAACACACCAGAATTGTACCGATACCGGTAGTGGCACAATTTCAGTTCCTTTACCAATACAAACGGCAGTTTTTCTCTGCAAGAAGAAGGGCACATCACACCCGATTGTTTCAGCGATCCGAAAAAGCTGATATGCGTCGAGAGGTTTTTTGTAGAGTTTATTCAATCCCAAAAGCGTGCTTGCGGCATTACTGCTTCCCCCTCCAAGACCGGCCGCAATGGGAATCCTTTTTTCAATATATATATCAATACCGGGTTTCTTTACTCCTATTTTTTTATAAAATAATTTGGCGGCGCGGTATGCAAGGTTACTTTTCCCGGCTGGAACATGAGGAGAATCAGTTGTTAGAATTATTCGGCTTTCATGATTAATGCTCAGATGAATTGTATCTTTCAGATCAATAGGCGTAATGATCGTTTTAATATCATGGTACGAATCAGCACGCTTGCATAACACTTCCAGAAAAAGATTTATTTTGGCAGGTGAAAGGACAGATAGACTTTTCATGGTATCACACGTACATGCCTAATGGGCATGTATCATTAATTAATTTTTTCAAGTTTTTCTTTGACGCCGGTTATTTCGGGATTAAGCTTTATGGCTTTTTCCCATTCACTTTTAGCCTTATTGAGAAGTCCCTTTTTATAATACACATCTCCGAGATGATCTCGTACAGTAGCATCATTTTCTAAGTAAGTGATCGCACGTTCAAGCTCTTTTTGCGCAGCGTCAATATCACCTAATTTAAAATATACCCAACCAAGACTATCAATATACGCCCCATTTTCAGGTTCAAGGGCATTCGCTTTCTTGATATATTCCAATGCAGCTTCAAGCTTTATTCCACGATCTACGTACATGTATCCTAAATAATTATAGCAATCGGCCATATTCGGATTAATCTCAAGCGCTCTTTTAAAATATTTCTCGGCGTTACCAAGCTCCCCAAGTTTTTCATAACTAGCCCCAATACGAAAATTTATAGCGTCACTTTCACCACCGAGCGCAATTGCTTCCATAAAGCTCTCAACAGCTTCTCTATCCTTATTAGCTAAAGAATAGCTTAATCCGAGAAGATAATATGTTTCGGGAAGTTTGAAATTTCGGGTGAGAGCTTTCTGCAGTAATTGTACAGCATCCTCGCCTCTATTGTTTTTTAAAAGAATATACGTGAGTGAGAAATAGTTCTGAATGTTTTTAGGATCAAGCTCTATTAAGAGCTCGTGCAGCTTTATCGCATCTTCAATCATTCCTTCTTCTTCATAAAGCCGGGCAAGTCGATAATATATATTTACATCAAGCGGATTTATTTTAAGAATATTCTCGTATTCTTTAATTGCCCCTTTTAAATCTTTCTTTAATTCCAGGGTTATCGCCATACCCAGTCGCGCCTCAATCATTTCCGGTTGTTTTTTAATAACTTTTCTAAATATGGTTATTGC
This sequence is a window from Candidatus Ancaeobacter aquaticus. Protein-coding genes within it:
- a CDS encoding SpoVG family protein, which translates into the protein MEITEVRVHLRNKSDRDSKLRAFVTVTFDNAFVVRDLKVIDGKKGLFVAMPSIKVTELCPKCRRKNPIRNRYCGDCGEKLDIPQNNPADDKQREEHRDIAHPINAEMRDYIQKKVLEAYEKEAGSISQPVDTVDTDEHFDE
- the ispE gene encoding 4-(cytidine 5'-diphospho)-2-C-methyl-D-erythritol kinase, which encodes MKSLSVLSPAKINLFLEVLCKRADSYHDIKTIITPIDLKDTIHLSINHESRIILTTDSPHVPAGKSNLAYRAAKLFYKKIGVKKPGIDIYIEKRIPIAAGLGGGSSNAASTLLGLNKLYKKPLDAYQLFRIAETIGCDVPFFLQRKTAVCIGKGTEIVPLPVSVQFWCVLITPKADNSFRIYDLSHQGVGKTQVIYNGLNLGLTKDIRDISMLSYALESKNIKDIGATLYNRLEKVAYERAPLLKRIKRDCMLLGAEGALLSGSGPTVYCIAQTRDKALHIKKSLEKKYTDAFNIFVVKAGL
- a CDS encoding tetratricopeptide repeat protein — its product is MTKTIIRLAIILVFFVCVRGVSADELMNEQEIIYPDRHQGVPITAYGDVGQFSSALNYFCRGNLFQKEYKFDKALDGYQKALTYDPDSLLINIRIGTLLLNKRQFDKAIPFLKKAVALDQKDYITHVLLGATYFLTRKPDEAIEQYQEAKKIDPTKSAPYLSLGEIYIQEKREKEAIGNYEEFLDLKPDLFIVWFKLALLYSRQGEYDKAITIFRKVIKKQPEMIEARLGMAITLELKKDLKGAIKEYENILKINPLDVNIYYRLARLYEEEGMIEDAIKLHELLIELDPKNIQNYFSLTYILLKNNRGEDAVQLLQKALTRNFKLPETYYLLGLSYSLANKDREAVESFMEAIALGGESDAINFRIGASYEKLGELGNAEKYFKRALEINPNMADCYNYLGYMYVDRGIKLEAALEYIKKANALEPENGAYIDSLGWVYFKLGDIDAAQKELERAITYLENDATVRDHLGDVYYKKGLLNKAKSEWEKAIKLNPEITGVKEKLEKIN